The genomic segment CGGAAAAGGGGGGTCTGGCCCTGGCGATGCTGGAGAGAGACTCGTGGGGGAGGTCCGCCCGGACGCGCGTAGTTCCGATCGTTTTGATTGAATCATCGGATGCCATGGCGGACCTGAAGTTCCGCCGTGGCATTTTTTTTGAAAGGAGCGGGCGATGAAGCCCGCGCGGAAGCGATGAGCGCAACGGCATGCACGCCCAGCCTCGAGGAATTTCTCGGACTGGCGAAAGAAGGAAACGTCATTCCGGTCTATCGCGAGGTGCTGGCGGACCTCGAGACGCCGGTTTCCGCCTTCTTGAAGATACAGGACGGCCCCTATTCGTTCCTGCTCGAGAGCGTCGAGGGCGGCGAGAAGTGGGCCCGCTACTGCTTTCTGGGGAGCCGGCCCGCCGCCGTGTTTGAGAGCCGGGGAAGAGCGGTCCGGATCGAAAAAGGAGGGAAGAGCAAAACCATCGAGACGCACGATCCCCTCGGGGCGCTCCGCGATCTGCTCGCTGCCTACCGGCCGGTGCAACTGCCGGGCCTGCCGCGCTTCTGGGGCGGCGCCGTCGGCTACTCCTCCTACGACATGGTCCGCTTCATCGAGAAGCTCCCCGATCTGGCCGAGAACGATCTCGATATGCCCGAGAACGTCTACATGATCACCGATTCGATGGTAATCTTCGATCATGTGGCCCAGAAGATGAAAGTGGTGGTCAACGCCTTTCTGGAAGGCGCCGACCCGGTGGCCGTCTACGCGGATGCCGTGCGGAAGGTGGATGCGCTAATCGGGAAACTGCGCGCGCCGGCCGCGGCCCCGCCTCATACCCCGGAGACGCCGCCCGCAAAGGAGTTTTCAGGCGAAGCGGTTCCCGGCGTCCCTGGCTTCTATTCTTCCTTCTCGAGGGAGCGCTTCGAGGCGGCGGTGGCCGAGACGGTGGAGATGATCCACGAGGGCGAGGCCATCCAGGTGGTGTTGGCCCAGCGCCTCGAAAGCGCGCTTGATGTCCACCCTTTCGCGATCTACCGGGCGCTCCGGACAGTGAATCCCTCGCCCTATATGTTTTATCTGACGCTGGGGAAGACCAGCCTCGTCGGGGCCTCGCCGGAGGTGCTGGTCCGGCTGGAGGGGGAGCGGGTCGAGGTGCGCCCCATCGCCGGGACGCGCCGTCGCGGCAAGAATGAGGCGGAAGACGCCGCCCTGGCCGAGGAGCTTCTGGCCGACGAGAAGGAGCGGGCCGAGCTCATCATGCTGGTCGACCTGGGCCGCAACGACATCGGCCGGGTGTGCCGCCGCGGGACGGTCCGGGTCACGGAGCAGATGGTGATCGAGCGCTACAGCCATGTCATGCACATCGTCAGCAACGTGGTGGGCGAACTTGAGGAGGGGAAAGACGCCTTTGATGTCCTCCGGGCGACCTTCCCGGCAGGGACGGTCTCCGGGGCGCCCAAGGTGCGGGCGATGGAGATCATCGAAGGTTTCGAGCCTGTCCGCAGGGGCCCCTACGCCGGGGCGGTCGGGTACTTCGACTTCGGCGGCAATATGGATACCTGCATCGCCATTCGCACGCTCTTCGCCCGCGGAGGGAAGCTATATCTCCAGGTCGGGGCGGGCATCGTGGCGGATTCGAGGCCGGATTTCGAATACGAGGAGACGATGAACAAGGCCCGGGGAACGCTTCGTGCGCTGGAGCTGGCGCGCGATGGTCTTCTCTAGGGGTCGGAGTCACGGATATGCCGCGCGTATTGATGATCGACAACTATGATTCGTTCACCTACAACCTGGTCCAGTATCTCGCCGAGCTGGATGCCGAGGTGACCGTCTGGCGGAACGATCAGTTTGCGCTGGAGGATGTGGCGCCCCTCTCGCCCGACATCATCGTGATTTCGCCGGGGCCGAGCCGCCCTGAGAACGCGGGCCTCTCGATGGGGGTGGTCGAGCGCTACGCGGGGAAAATCCCGATTTTCGGGGTGTGCCTGGGCCATCAGGTGATCGGAGCCGTCTTCGGCGGAAAGATCATCCGCGCCGGCCAGATCATGCACGGAAAAACATCGCAAATTCAACATGATAGCAGAGGTATCTTCAAGGGGCTCTCCAACCCCTTTTCCGCTACCCGCTACCACAGCCTCGTGATTGAGCGGGCTTCGGTTCCCGATCGGCTCGAGGTTTGCGCCGAGGCCGACGATGGCGAGATCATGGGAGTGCGCGTGCGCGATCTTCCGGTGGCGGGCGTGCAGTTCCATCCCGAGTCCATCCTGAGCCCGGAGGGAAAAGCCCTGCTGCAAAACATGCTGGGAGATGGGTTGAAACATGTCTGAGCGAAGGGAACGGGGGAAAGCCGGGCGGTTTTTCACCGCGGCGTGCATGGCCATTCTGCTGGGTGCCGCGGCGGGGATTTTTGCGTCCGCGGACGCGGCCCTGCCGGGTTTGCCGAATTTGACTTCGGCGGCCGTTTCAACTCAAGAGAAAACACCCGGGGCGAAAAATCCGGCGCCGGTCAAGGTGAAACCCGATGCGCTGAGCCGTTCGGCAGAGATTATCGGGAAGAAGGCGGAGGAGTCGAAATTTTTTTGGGAGCGCTCCCTCCTGCTCAAGCGCTCGGAGACCCTCGTTAATCTGAGCGACGTTCGCGGCGTGTGGGAAGATTTTCTTTTTCTTTTCCTGGCCTGGCGCGAATTTGTCGCAAGCGTGTCCGATCACTATTTCCAGCTTACGCCCGCGCAGGTTACGCGCATCGTCAGCCAAAGCTTCGGGTCGTTTTTTCTCCTGATCCTCTTCTACGTGCTCGGCCGCTGGTTCCGCCGCTGGTTTAACGCCCTGATCGGGAGGCTTCCGGAAAAAACGGCCGACGCCCGGCTCCGCGCGACGCAAGAGGGGCTCCTCCGGTTGGCGCTGGTCACGATTCCGAAGCTGTTCTTCCTGGCGGCTATCCTTATCTCGATAGAGGTTTTCGATTTTGTGGAACCGCATTTGGAAGATGCGCTTCAAAGTGCGGCGGCGGTCTTCATCGGCGGGTTTGCCTTTTATGCCTTTTTGCGAGTTCTGATCCGCGATCTGCTGCTTCCGGCGGCGGAGGAGGCAAAACCACCCTTTGGCATCTCCCATGAGACGGCG from the bacterium genome contains:
- a CDS encoding aminodeoxychorismate/anthranilate synthase component II, whose product is MPRVLMIDNYDSFTYNLVQYLAELDAEVTVWRNDQFALEDVAPLSPDIIVISPGPSRPENAGLSMGVVERYAGKIPIFGVCLGHQVIGAVFGGKIIRAGQIMHGKTSQIQHDSRGIFKGLSNPFSATRYHSLVIERASVPDRLEVCAEADDGEIMGVRVRDLPVAGVQFHPESILSPEGKALLQNMLGDGLKHV
- the trpE gene encoding anthranilate synthase component I, translating into MSATACTPSLEEFLGLAKEGNVIPVYREVLADLETPVSAFLKIQDGPYSFLLESVEGGEKWARYCFLGSRPAAVFESRGRAVRIEKGGKSKTIETHDPLGALRDLLAAYRPVQLPGLPRFWGGAVGYSSYDMVRFIEKLPDLAENDLDMPENVYMITDSMVIFDHVAQKMKVVVNAFLEGADPVAVYADAVRKVDALIGKLRAPAAAPPHTPETPPAKEFSGEAVPGVPGFYSSFSRERFEAAVAETVEMIHEGEAIQVVLAQRLESALDVHPFAIYRALRTVNPSPYMFYLTLGKTSLVGASPEVLVRLEGERVEVRPIAGTRRRGKNEAEDAALAEELLADEKERAELIMLVDLGRNDIGRVCRRGTVRVTEQMVIERYSHVMHIVSNVVGELEEGKDAFDVLRATFPAGTVSGAPKVRAMEIIEGFEPVRRGPYAGAVGYFDFGGNMDTCIAIRTLFARGGKLYLQVGAGIVADSRPDFEYEETMNKARGTLRALELARDGLL